DNA from Methanotorris formicicus Mc-S-70:
AAAATGTTGTGGTAGAAATATCTTATCATAAATGCTATATCATTATATTCGAATATGCTTGCGAAAGTCCTAAAAAAATAAAAAATTTATGTTGTTTGCGATTTTTTGTAATTTACCCCTATACTACAAATGTCAAATATTAGTATCTTTAAATTTGAAATAACGCTTTAGTCCAAATTTCTTGGAGATATGTTCAACATCTAACGCAAACAACTATAAATAGAAGTTAATCGTACTCTCTCCATGTGTGTCCACATTTTTTACACTTGTAGAATCTTGTTTCTGGTTCATCAGCACATCTTGTCTGTTGTAACCACCAATATGCTTCCATGTGTCCACATTTTGGACATTCTATACGTATTGTTGGAAGTGTATCAACTTGCTCAATAACAGTAACCTCTGGTTGTTTGTGTTCAATTTTCTCTTTAAATTCATAGGTGGTGTTTTCCTCTTTCAACTCCATTTCATAGCCACAAACTGTGCATTTTAAAACTCCACCTTTTGGTAACATTATGTTTTTACATTTTGGACAAAATTCTATCATGTTTTCCCTCCTATCTGCTTTAAATAATCTTTTATTATATTCTCATGGTCAAAGGCAAGTTTTGGTAAGTTGTTTAAATCAAACAAACCTGCATCTTTGGCATCATCTCCCGCTAAGATTTCTCCACCTACAACATCTAAAACAAAAACAACAGAAATTGTATGCCCTCTTGGGTCTCTGTTAGGGTTTGAATAGACCCCAAGTAATTTTTTTACTTTTGTTTTTAATCCTGTCTCTTCCTCAACCTCTCTAATAACTGCCTCCTCTACCGTTTCTCCACATTCTACAAATCCCCCAGGAAGAGCCCAGAAATCTTTAAAAGGATGTTTTTTCCTTTTTATTAGTAGGATTTTGTTGTTAATTTCAATAATACCATCAACAGTTAAAGAAGGGGAAGGATAGAGATTGTATTTTTTTAGCATTCTATGGGTAAATAATTTTTTTGAAT
Protein-coding regions in this window:
- a CDS encoding transcription factor S — encoded protein: MIEFCPKCKNIMLPKGGVLKCTVCGYEMELKEENTTYEFKEKIEHKQPEVTVIEQVDTLPTIRIECPKCGHMEAYWWLQQTRCADEPETRFYKCKKCGHTWREYD
- a CDS encoding NUDIX domain-containing protein; the protein is MTKQNKPKCMCICGKKIALSLKRKRYSKKLFTHRMLKKYNLYPSPSLTVDGIIEINNKILLIKRKKHPFKDFWALPGGFVECGETVEEAVIREVEEETGLKTKVKKLLGVYSNPNRDPRGHTISVVFVLDVVGGEILAGDDAKDAGLFDLNNLPKLAFDHENIIKDYLKQIGGKT